CCGCCTGAGGGCCTCGAGGGCCTCCTTCCTCGTGCGCTTAAGCTGGAGGTGCACCTCGCTGAAGGGGTTCAGGGCGTCCTGGCCCCTCAGGGTGAGGCGGTAGCGCCTCGGAGCCTCCACGGGGAAGAGGGCCTTCCGGTAGCGCTCGGCGAGGGTCCGGTAGCGGGGGGCGTTCCCGGGAGGGTCCACGGGGCGGACCACCCGGGCCGGGACCCCGAGGGCGAGCCTCCCCTCGGGCACCTCCATGCCCGGCGGCACCACCGCCCCTGCCCCCACCACGGCGTTTTTGCCGATCCTCGCCCCGTTCAGCACCACCGCCCCCATGCCCACGAGGGCCCCTTCCTCCACCACCGCCCCGTGGACCACCGCCCGGTGGCCCACGGTGACCCCAGGCCCAAGGAGGCAGGGAAAGCCGGGGTCGGCGTGGAGGACGGCCCCGTCCTGGACGTTGGTCCCGGGACCCACCACCACCCTTTCCAGGTCCCCTCGGACCACGGCGCCGAACCAGATGGAAGCCCCCTCCCCCACCTCCACCGCCCCCACCACA
This region of Thermus thermophilus genomic DNA includes:
- a CDS encoding gamma carbonic anhydrase family protein, which produces MSVYRFEDKVPQVHPTAFIAPGAYVVGAVEVGEGASIWFGAVVRGDLERVVVGPGTNVQDGAVLHADPGFPCLLGPGVTVGHRAVVHGAVVEEGALVGMGAVVLNGARIGKNAVVGAGAVVPPGMEVPEGRLALGVPARVVRPVDPPGNAPRYRTLAERYRKALFPVEAPRRYRLTLRGQDALNPFSEVHLQLKRTRKEALEALRRAAQGFPLDPEEALPLLAEGLLVPE